DNA from bacterium:
GAAATTCGGAAAGGATTCGTTTCAATGGAAACCCTTGTAAGTGAAAATGTAAAGTTAATAGAAAAAATAAGGGCTACTGGATCAAACATTACGGGACTCCCCACAGGATTTCAGGATCTTGACGAACTTACAACGGGTTTCCACAACGGAGACCTGATAATAATAGCCTCAAGACCTTCCCAGGGTAAGACAAGCCTTGCGTTAAACATAATGCGTTACCTCAGTGTAGATAACAGCATCCCTACTGCTATGTTTAGCCTTGAGATGCCTGTTGACCAGATAGGGTTAAGGCTACTCTGTATGCAATCACGAGTTGATATTTCAAAGCTGAGAAAAGGTATAATACGGGAAGAAGATTTTGAAAAAATAACTATTGCTGCAGGGCAATTAAAAAAAGCCCCAATCTTCGTAGACGATACGCCTTCAATACCAATCTTAGAATTACGAGCTAAAGCAAGAAGAATAAAAAGAGAACACGATATAAAGGCAATCTTTGTGGACTACCTCCAACTTATCAAGGGTCCCGAAAATGCAGAGAACAGACAGCAGGAAATCTCTGCCATCTCAAGGTCCTTAAAGGCGCTGGCAAAAGAATTACAAATACCCGTCGTAGCTCTTTCCCAGCTTTCACGAGCTATTGAACAGCGTTCGGATAAAAGGCCACAGTTATCTGACCTTAGAGAGTCCGGTGCCATTGAACAGGATGCTGACCTTGTTATATTCTTACACAAACCAAAGCTCGAAGACGAAATCAACTTTTCAGGGCCTCCACCAGAAGAAGACATAGTTGATGTAATTGTTGGAAAACACAGAAATGGGCCGGTAGGCGAGATTAAACTCACCTTCATCAAAGAGTATACCCGTTTTGAAAATTACGCACCACAAGGCTTAGAGTTCTAATGGATGCTTAAAAAGTTAATTCCACTTTATATAACTTACTCGGTTAAAATCCTCTTTAAAATTCTCCTCCTATTTGCGAGCCTTGTTTTGATTCTCTTAGCGATGAAACCCTTCCCTACTCTCTATACCATCATCAAAGTAATCTTTGCAGGCTTTTTCGCGCTCTCTGTTAAAAGTCAAATTCAAAGGCTAAATTTTAAAACCTTCCTATGGATAATAGAAAACGCCAATCCTGAGTTAGAGGAGTCCCTAATTTCTTATTACGAGCTTAAAAAAAGCAAAACACCCTATTTAAAACTCCTCAAAGACAGGCTAAGGGAGAAACTTCAGAAAAAACCCAGAATACCGATAAGCCTTTTACCCGAACCAAAACTTTTCTTATATTCAATGATGTTTGTCTTTTTAGCATTCACCCTTTTCCCTTCCATCTATTCAGGACTTAGAGAAGTTCCACAAGGAGAAATTATTCCTAACTACGTTATTGCTTTCAAAGACACAACAATTACTTTCAGGACCGAGAAAAAGGTCAAATTTTATCTTTTAA
Protein-coding regions in this window:
- the dnaB gene encoding replicative DNA helicase — encoded protein: MTDRRKRDQKKVNENLAQELPFAREVEMSVLGAMLLSEEALYKGLETLKEDDFYLDAHKKIFNTISEIFETKKTVDPLTLVEELKKKGFLDEIGGPEYIMAIAESVISPALIDNHCKILLEKSIYRKIIENTTEILKQAYTGALPAEELLDHAEQQILSVREREIRKGFVSMETLVSENVKLIEKIRATGSNITGLPTGFQDLDELTTGFHNGDLIIIASRPSQGKTSLALNIMRYLSVDNSIPTAMFSLEMPVDQIGLRLLCMQSRVDISKLRKGIIREEDFEKITIAAGQLKKAPIFVDDTPSIPILELRAKARRIKREHDIKAIFVDYLQLIKGPENAENRQQEISAISRSLKALAKELQIPVVALSQLSRAIEQRSDKRPQLSDLRESGAIEQDADLVIFLHKPKLEDEINFSGPPPEEDIVDVIVGKHRNGPVGEIKLTFIKEYTRFENYAPQGLEF